From a single Rosa rugosa chromosome 7, drRosRugo1.1, whole genome shotgun sequence genomic region:
- the LOC133721634 gene encoding perakine reductase-like: MAEQKEIQIPKVKLGTQGLEVSKLGFGCMGLTFAKYPGAEEDGISIIKHAFSKGITFFDTSDIYGTDHANEILVGKALKQLPREKVQLASKFGIVSLGPPRVVVNGTPEYVRSCCEASLKRLGVDYIDLYYYHRIDQTMPIEETMAELKKLVEEGKIKYIGLSEASPDTIRRAHAVHPITAIQMEWSLWTRDIEEEIIPLCRERGIGIVPYSPLGRGFFAGKAVVESLDPNVLAAAHPRLTGENLEKNRHIYHAIERLATKHHCSPAQLALSWVLHQGDDVVPIPGTTKIKNLDTNIGSLSLNLKEDDLKEISDAVPLDQVAGDKSFESTSHVQWKFANTPQKTLN, from the exons ATGGCTGAACAGAAGGAAATACAGATCCCAAAGGTTAAACTTGGAACTCAAGGGTTGGAG GTTTCAAAATTGGGGTTTGGATGCATGGGTTTGACTTTTGCCAAGTATCCTGGTGCTGAAGAGGATGGAATCTCCATTATAAAGCATGCCTTCAGTAAAGGAATCACGTTCTTTGACACATCTGATATATATGGAACTGATCATGCCAATGAAATTCTTGTTGGCAAG GCCTTGAAGCAGTTGCCAAGAGAGAAGGTTCAATTAGCCTCGAAGTTTGGTATTGTAAGCTTAGGACCTCCTCGTGTGGTGGTAAATGGAACTCCGGAGTATGTCCGGTCATGTTGCGAGGCTAGCTTGAAGCGTCTTGGTGTCGACTACATTGATCTCTACTATTATCACCGCATTGACCAAACGATGCCAATAGAGGAAACT ATGGCTGAGCTGAAGAAACTTGTGGAAGAAGGAAAGATCAAGTACATTGGATTATCCGAAGCGAGTCCAGACACAATAAGGAGAGCACATGCAGTTCATCCCATCACAGCTATACAAATGGAGTGGTCACTTTGGACTCGTGATATTGAAGAAGAGATTATTCCACTTTGCAG GGAGCGTGGCATTGGAATAGTTCCATATAGTCCTCTGGGTCGTGGTTTTTTCGCAGGCAAAGCAGTTGTCGAAAGTTTGGATCCAAATGTTCTTGCG GCCGCACATCCTCGGCTCACTGGAGAGAACTTGGAGAAGAACAGACACATATACCATGCAATAGAACGCCTTGCTACAAAGCACCATTGCTCTCCTGCTCAACTAGCACTGTCGTGGGTTCTCCACCAAGGCGATGACGTTGTACCAATCCCCG GGACAACAAAGATTAAGAACTTGGATACCAACATTGGCTCCTTAAGTCTAAATCTCAAGGAAGACGACCTCAAAGAAATCTCTGATGCTGTTCCACTCGACCAAGTAGCTGGTGATAAGAGTTTTGAAAGCACGAGTCATGTGCAATGGAAATTCGCCAACACTCCTCAAAAGACTCTGAATTAG